A window of the Janthinobacterium agaricidamnosum NBRC 102515 = DSM 9628 genome harbors these coding sequences:
- a CDS encoding chemotaxis protein CheB, translating into MTSIKRSKAPAKRPAAPRASRAKETPPVLFPVVAIGASAGGLDPIIAFLSNVSQTSGVAYVVIQHLDPTHKAMLAELLRRATSIPVAEITHQTELRPNNIYVIPPNADLGIANNRFVVSEPVRKRGHRLPIDLFFTALASERGELAVGAVFSGMGADGTAGLKAIREQGGLTLAQLPDSAKFDHMPQSAISAEVVDVVELPDKMPEKIIAYLSRSSFLALRDDASDKNSLQEIMSLLSEHTGNSFSDYKLNTVLRRIERRMSLFQMESMEQYVPYLRLNSGEIDLLFKELLIGVTSFFRDSKVWDYLKIVALPQLLASHPEGGAFKAWIPACSTGEEAYSLAMVFSEVVAAINPPSKYSLQIFATDLSDDAIDRARQGRFSQNINSDVSAERLKRFFVFEKNGYHVKKEIRNTIIFAQQNVISDPPFTKLDILCCRNLLIYLNVKLQQRLIPLFHYALNRDGLLLLGSADTPGHFSDLFAPLTTSTRLYRRLDNLARQRLPTYFPTKLSAASPPTPSESRETTMPGKIQSHVEQLLLQKYSPAAALLNQDGDILFINGRTGAFLEPAAGKANWNIHAMARDGMRYELAGLIKQALQTEGVVRLKGLVVKDHLGLSQGVELSAEALTQPESLQGMVFLTFSSAPMLPEVKSGRSPNPKVLELEQQLAQARLEIQAVRDEMQTSREELKSANEELQSTNEELQSANEELTTSKEEMQSLNEELYTVNAELQSKVDDLSLVNSDMKNLLNSTDIATIFLDSGLRIRRFTAPATQIYKLIQSDLRRPLSDIVHELDYPDLETDALEVMRSLVFSERQVPTRNGRWYNVRIMPYRTIENVIDGVVVTFINITESKLIEAQWRLMQAQGQLPTENEK; encoded by the coding sequence CCGGTGGTGGCGATCGGCGCGTCGGCCGGCGGCCTGGATCCGATCATCGCTTTCCTGTCCAATGTGTCGCAAACCAGCGGCGTGGCGTATGTGGTGATCCAGCACCTGGATCCGACCCACAAGGCGATGCTGGCGGAATTGCTGCGGCGCGCCACCAGCATCCCGGTGGCGGAGATTACGCACCAGACCGAGTTGCGGCCCAATAATATCTATGTGATCCCGCCGAATGCCGACCTGGGCATCGCCAATAACCGCTTTGTCGTCAGCGAGCCGGTGCGCAAGCGCGGCCACCGCTTGCCGATCGATCTGTTTTTCACGGCGCTGGCCAGCGAACGCGGCGAACTGGCGGTTGGCGCGGTGTTTTCCGGCATGGGCGCCGACGGCACGGCGGGCTTGAAGGCGATCCGCGAGCAGGGCGGCTTGACGCTGGCGCAATTGCCCGATTCGGCCAAGTTCGACCATATGCCGCAAAGCGCGATCAGCGCCGAGGTGGTCGATGTGGTGGAATTGCCGGACAAGATGCCGGAAAAAATCATCGCCTATCTGTCGCGCAGCAGTTTCCTGGCCTTGCGCGACGACGCCAGCGACAAGAACTCGCTGCAAGAAATCATGTCCTTGTTGAGCGAACATACCGGCAACAGTTTCAGCGACTACAAATTGAATACCGTGTTGCGCCGCATCGAACGGCGCATGAGTTTGTTTCAAATGGAGTCGATGGAACAGTACGTGCCGTATTTGCGGCTCAATTCCGGTGAAATCGACCTCTTGTTCAAGGAATTGCTGATCGGCGTGACCAGCTTTTTCCGCGACTCCAAGGTGTGGGATTATTTGAAAATCGTCGCCTTGCCGCAACTGCTGGCGTCGCATCCCGAAGGGGGCGCTTTCAAGGCGTGGATACCGGCCTGTTCCACCGGCGAAGAAGCGTATTCGCTGGCGATGGTGTTCAGCGAAGTGGTGGCGGCGATCAATCCGCCCTCCAAGTATTCGCTGCAGATTTTCGCCACCGACTTGTCGGACGATGCGATCGACCGCGCGCGCCAGGGACGTTTCTCGCAAAATATCAACAGCGACGTGTCGGCGGAGCGCCTGAAACGGTTTTTCGTGTTTGAAAAAAACGGTTATCACGTCAAGAAGGAAATCCGCAACACCATCATCTTTGCCCAGCAAAATGTGATTTCCGATCCGCCGTTCACCAAGCTGGATATCCTGTGCTGCCGTAATTTACTGATTTACCTGAACGTCAAGTTGCAGCAGCGTCTGATACCCTTGTTCCATTATGCGTTGAACCGCGACGGGCTGTTATTGCTGGGCAGTGCAGACACGCCCGGTCATTTTTCGGACCTGTTCGCGCCGCTGACCACCTCGACCCGTTTGTACCGGCGCCTCGATAACCTGGCGCGGCAGCGCTTGCCGACCTATTTTCCGACCAAGCTGTCGGCGGCGTCCCCCCCTACACCCAGCGAATCGAGAGAGACCACTATGCCTGGCAAGATCCAATCCCATGTCGAGCAACTGTTGCTCCAGAAATATTCTCCAGCTGCCGCCTTGCTAAACCAGGATGGCGATATCCTGTTCATCAATGGCCGCACCGGCGCCTTCCTGGAACCGGCGGCCGGCAAGGCCAACTGGAATATCCACGCGATGGCGCGCGACGGCATGCGCTACGAGCTGGCCGGCCTGATCAAGCAAGCCTTGCAAACCGAGGGCGTGGTGCGCCTGAAGGGGCTGGTGGTCAAGGATCATCTCGGCTTGTCGCAGGGCGTGGAATTGAGCGCCGAAGCGCTGACCCAGCCGGAATCCCTGCAAGGCATGGTATTCCTGACCTTTTCCAGCGCGCCGATGTTGCCGGAAGTGAAAAGCGGGCGTTCGCCGAATCCGAAGGTGCTGGAGCTGGAACAACAGCTGGCCCAGGCGCGTCTGGAAATCCAGGCGGTGCGCGATGAAATGCAAACCTCGCGCGAAGAACTCAAGTCGGCCAACGAGGAATTGCAGTCGACCAATGAAGAATTGCAGTCCGCTAATGAGGAATTGACCACCTCGAAAGAGGAAATGCAGTCGCTGAATGAGGAGTTGTATACGGTCAATGCCGAGCTGCAATCGAAAGTCGACGATTTATCGCTGGTGAACAGCGACATGAAAAACTTGCTCAACAGCACGGACATCGCTACCATTTTCCTCGACAGCGGCTTGCGGATCCGCCGTTTCACGGCGCCGGCCACGCAAATCTACAAGCTGATCCAGAGCGATTTGCGGCGTCCGCTGAGCGATATCGTGCACGAACTCGACTATCCCGACCTGGAAACCGATGCGCTGGAAGTGATGCGCAGCCTGGTGTTTTCCGAGCGCCAGGTGCCGACCCGCAACGGGCGCTGGTACAACGTGCGCATCATGCCCTACCGCACGATTGAAAACGTGATTGACGGGGTAGTGGTAACGTTCATTAATATTACTGAATCAAAACTAATAGAAGCGCAATGGCGCTTGATGCAAGCCCAGGGCCAGTTACCTACGGAAAACGAAAAATGA